Within Limisalsivibrio acetivorans, the genomic segment GGGTAAGAAACGTCAGGTGAGGATGATGTTCCGCCATTTCGGCGTCAGGGTTATCAGCCTTAAGCGGGTCCGTATCGGTCCGGTGGATCTTGAGGGGCTTGAGCCCGGTAAATGGCGGGAGCTTAAGGACTACGAGACAGAGGAGCTTATAAGATGTACAGAGTAAGGGTTATAAAAAGTTTTTCAGCCGCCCACAACCTTCGTGAATATGAGGGTGACTGCGAGAATCTCCATGGGCATAACTGGCGTGTGGAGGCGTATCTTGCGGGTGAGGAGCTTGACAATATAGGTATGCTGGTGGATTTCAAGGTGCTCAAGAAGCGTCTTAAGGATGTTCTGGATGAGCTGGACCACCAGTACATAAACGATCTCGATTATTTTAAGAGTGTTAACCCCACGAGCGAGAACATGTGCAGATACATATACATGAAGCTGAAGGAGAC encodes:
- the queD gene encoding 6-carboxytetrahydropterin synthase QueD; its protein translation is MYRVRVIKSFSAAHNLREYEGDCENLHGHNWRVEAYLAGEELDNIGMLVDFKVLKKRLKDVLDELDHQYINDLDYFKSVNPTSENMCRYIYMKLKETFGGMVERVVVWESDNSAAEYFEQ